TCCTTCGGAGTTTCGCCGTGCTTTCGGCTTGTGGCAGCCGCGCGGCGTGGTCTTTGACTGTGATGGGCTGCTGATGGATACCGAATCATTGTGGATGCTGACCCAACGTAGCGTCAGCGAGAGCCACGGGGTCCTGTTTGACGCCGAATTTCAACGCAAACTGGTCGGCCTTCCAGCGAGCCGAATCGGGCCGCTCATTGCCGGTCGTGCGGGATCAGATCCGGGCAGGGTCATTGATCAGTTACTACGGGTGAACATAACCATGGTCGCTCAATCTGCTGCGCCAATGCCAGGCGCGCGGCGTTTTGTCGCCGCCGCCTCCTTGCGTGTGGCTACCGCAGTGGCCAGCAACTCGGCACGTCGCATACTGGATACCGCCTTGCTTCGTGGGGATTTCGGCGCAGGTTTCGACATCACGGTATCGGCCGACGAGGTCGCGCATCCGAAGCCGGCCCCCGACGTCTATCTCGCCGCAGCAGACGCCCTGGACCTGGATCCGAAGGATTGCCTTGCGATTGAGGATTCCGAGGCCGGCGCCGCTTCAGCACGCTCCGCCGGAATGAAGGTTATCGCCATTCCCACTCCGGGCCAGCAACCTTGGGCGCACCTGACTCGTGACTCGCTTGAGGCGTCCGACCTCCTAAGTTGGGTCGAGGAGTGGCGGCCAACGACAGCGCCAGGACAGAGTTCCAAGCCCGCCCGCCTCACCGGGAGCACCGCGGAACCCTGGAACCCGAAAGCGGCTGGGTAGGCGTTCCAATGCCGTATCAGGGGTCTCCGGCCGAGGCGAGCTGGTCCGTGCACACGCCGACCTCGCGGCCCCTCGTTTGAGAACCCATCCTTCGCTTCTGGCGGGACCGGCCTGTCCACCAGGGTCAGTGCGACGCAGGCCTGGTCCAGCAGGCCGAGCGAAACCCGATCAGGCCGCTGCACCAGCCTGGCGGAAGAATTCTGAAGACGGCCGGCCAGTGTCCCATCAGCCAGCGTGTTGTGCAGAGTCAGAGGGGCTGGTTCGTGACTGGCGAATTGCGCTTTGGTAAGTCTGCTTGAGATGTTCAACTGTCGCGTCATAGTGCCTGCTGGCATAGGTTGCGTACAGGATGTCGATGACGAGCAACTGCCCCCACTTGCTCGTCACGGATTCCCCGTAGAGTTCCCCGCCACTGGGGACGGTGGCCGTATAGAGCACAACGTCCGCGTAATTGCGCAGCGGGGAACCTTCGGCTCCGGTGATGGCAATGGTCGCCGCACCACGTTGCCGAGCGAGATGCATTGCATCGATGATCG
Above is a window of Arthrobacter sp. FB24 DNA encoding:
- a CDS encoding HAD family hydrolase; this translates as MNPVMNSREDPSEFRRAFGLWQPRGVVFDCDGLLMDTESLWMLTQRSVSESHGVLFDAEFQRKLVGLPASRIGPLIAGRAGSDPGRVIDQLLRVNITMVAQSAAPMPGARRFVAAASLRVATAVASNSARRILDTALLRGDFGAGFDITVSADEVAHPKPAPDVYLAAADALDLDPKDCLAIEDSEAGAASARSAGMKVIAIPTPGQQPWAHLTRDSLEASDLLSWVEEWRPTTAPGQSSKPARLTGSTAEPWNPKAAG